The following are encoded together in the Falsiruegeria litorea R37 genome:
- a CDS encoding cupin domain-containing protein → MSEPLGELEDLPQAYRDELKQAGVAPLWPMMRNVLPHGAPQPVTQAGYWNYDALRPLLLKAGELTPVEKAERRVLVLSDPGRGTGAMQATASIYLGMQLLLPGESAPAHRHTPSAVRIIVEGTGGYSVVDSERLPMEEGDLVLTPSGEWHDHGHDGNEPVVWLDALDLPVFVQLEGSYAVEGDLQPQRNRPDASEVEYKAAGLAPTRRPGHRARRFPMLRYPWTGTEAALRQMSAYGGDEIAELDYVNPETGEDILPTLGFTAMMFGAGQSQKPPLRSSSCAFHVIKGHGRTEVDGQVIDWGPKDTFTAPVFAAISHQAESEAFVIRIHDRPLQDKLGYYEERAR, encoded by the coding sequence ATGTCCGAACCTTTGGGGGAGTTGGAGGATTTACCGCAGGCGTATCGCGATGAGTTGAAGCAGGCGGGGGTGGCGCCGCTCTGGCCGATGATGCGTAATGTGCTGCCGCACGGCGCGCCGCAGCCGGTGACGCAGGCGGGGTATTGGAACTATGACGCGTTGCGGCCCTTGTTGCTGAAAGCCGGAGAACTGACGCCGGTGGAAAAGGCCGAACGCCGGGTGCTGGTGCTGTCTGATCCGGGGCGTGGGACGGGCGCGATGCAGGCGACGGCGTCGATCTATTTGGGGATGCAATTGTTGCTGCCGGGCGAAAGCGCGCCCGCGCATCGGCACACGCCCTCGGCCGTGCGGATCATTGTTGAGGGGACGGGCGGCTATTCGGTGGTCGACAGCGAGCGCCTGCCGATGGAAGAAGGCGATCTGGTTCTGACGCCCTCGGGCGAGTGGCACGATCACGGACACGATGGAAATGAGCCGGTGGTGTGGCTGGATGCCCTGGACCTGCCGGTGTTTGTGCAGCTTGAAGGGTCCTATGCGGTTGAGGGCGACTTGCAGCCCCAACGCAACAGGCCGGACGCCAGCGAGGTCGAGTACAAGGCGGCGGGTCTTGCCCCTACCCGGAGGCCAGGTCACCGCGCCCGCCGCTTTCCGATGTTGCGCTACCCCTGGACCGGGACCGAGGCGGCGTTGCGCCAGATGTCGGCCTATGGTGGGGATGAGATTGCGGAGCTGGACTATGTCAACCCCGAGACAGGAGAGGACATTCTGCCGACGTTGGGGTTCACGGCGATGATGTTTGGTGCGGGGCAGTCGCAGAAGCCGCCCTTGCGGTCCTCATCCTGTGCGTTCCATGTGATCAAGGGGCATGGCCGGACCGAGGTTGACGGGCAAGTGATCGACTGGGGGCCAAAGGACACGTTCACGGCGCCGGTCTTTGCCGCTATCTCTCATCAGGCGGAGAGCGAGGCCTTTGTGATCCGCATTCATGACCGTCCGCTACAGGACAAGCTTGGCTACTATGAGGAGCGCGCGCGATGA
- a CDS encoding acetyl-CoA C-acyltransferase family protein, whose protein sequence is MTDIVILDGARTAIGTFGGALASTAPIDLATVATEAALERSGVEGAQIGHVVFGHVINTEPRDMYLSRVAAMQAGIPNGTPAMNVNRLCGSGAQAIVSAVQSLMLGDADFALAGGAESMSRSPFIMQQARWGAKMGDVKSLDMMLGALNCPFGTGHMGVTAENVADEHQITREQMDEFAMTSQTRAAAAIEAGHFNSQITPVQVKVKRDMVDFMVDEHPKATTTEALAGLRPVFKKDGRVTAGNASGINDGAAAMVFATADAAEKAGLKPKARVLGYAHAGVRPEVMGIGPVPAVQNLMAKTGLSADDFDVVESNEAFASQALAVNKELGLDAAKVNPNGGAIALGHPVGATGAIITLKALYELERTGGSKALVTMCIGGGQGIAIALERL, encoded by the coding sequence ATGACCGACATCGTGATTCTGGACGGTGCCCGCACCGCCATCGGCACCTTTGGCGGGGCGCTTGCCTCGACCGCCCCCATCGACCTGGCCACCGTCGCCACCGAGGCCGCGCTAGAGCGTTCCGGGGTTGAGGGCGCGCAGATCGGCCATGTGGTTTTTGGCCACGTGATCAACACCGAACCCCGCGACATGTACCTCAGCCGCGTGGCCGCCATGCAGGCGGGCATTCCCAATGGCACGCCCGCGATGAACGTCAACCGCCTGTGTGGATCGGGCGCGCAAGCCATTGTGTCTGCAGTGCAATCCCTGATGCTGGGGGATGCCGACTTCGCCCTGGCAGGTGGTGCCGAAAGCATGTCGCGCAGCCCCTTCATCATGCAACAGGCCCGTTGGGGTGCGAAAATGGGCGACGTCAAATCGCTCGACATGATGCTGGGCGCGTTGAACTGCCCGTTCGGCACCGGCCACATGGGCGTCACGGCGGAAAACGTCGCGGACGAACACCAGATCACCCGCGAACAGATGGACGAGTTCGCAATGACCAGCCAGACCCGCGCAGCGGCAGCCATTGAGGCAGGCCACTTCAACAGCCAGATCACACCTGTGCAGGTCAAGGTCAAACGCGACATGGTCGACTTCATGGTGGATGAACACCCCAAGGCCACAACGACCGAAGCTCTTGCTGGCTTGCGCCCTGTCTTCAAGAAGGACGGTCGCGTAACTGCCGGAAATGCAAGCGGAATTAACGATGGTGCAGCGGCGATGGTCTTCGCCACAGCCGACGCAGCAGAGAAGGCCGGACTGAAACCCAAGGCCCGCGTTCTGGGCTACGCCCACGCCGGTGTCCGCCCCGAAGTGATGGGCATCGGCCCGGTTCCGGCAGTGCAGAACCTGATGGCTAAAACGGGCCTCTCGGCAGATGATTTCGACGTCGTCGAAAGCAACGAGGCCTTCGCCTCGCAGGCCTTGGCGGTGAACAAGGAACTGGGTCTGGACGCGGCCAAGGTGAACCCCAACGGCGGCGCGATTGCCCTGGGACACCCGGTCGGCGCAACCGGCGCGATCATCACGCTCAAGGCGCTCTATGAGTTGGAGCGCACAGGTGGCTCCAAGGCGCTGGTCACCATGTGCATCGGTGGCGGTCAGGGCATCGCCATCGCTCTGGAACGTCTCTGA
- a CDS encoding TRAP transporter substrate-binding protein, with amino-acid sequence MTYRRTLMGLIGGAAVAAMATGFGATSALAQEVTLKLHQFLPAQANVPKLVLDVWADNVEKDSGGRIKVERYPSMQLGGKPPELMDQAIDGVADIIWTVVGYTPGRFPSTEVFELPFMMTDARAMSRAYWEMFEKHMKDTEFKDVHILGTWVHGPGLIHTADPVESPDDLQGMKIRGGSRSVNSLLTKLGATPVGMPVPAVPEGLSKGVIDGTTIPWEVTAALKVPELVENHTEFTGKALYTLTFVLAMNKPKYESLPDDLKKVIDDNSGLEFSVFAGGTMADADGPSRVIAEDLGNNIITLDADQTAEWQALAMPIYDEWIADMESKGKDGKALIEEAQMLIEKYSQ; translated from the coding sequence ATGACTTATCGCAGAACCCTGATGGGTTTGATCGGCGGCGCGGCGGTGGCGGCCATGGCCACCGGATTCGGCGCAACTTCGGCGTTGGCACAAGAGGTTACGCTGAAACTGCACCAGTTCCTGCCAGCACAGGCCAACGTGCCAAAGCTGGTGCTGGACGTCTGGGCCGACAATGTCGAAAAGGATTCGGGTGGCCGGATCAAGGTCGAGCGTTATCCGTCGATGCAGCTGGGTGGCAAGCCGCCAGAGCTGATGGACCAGGCAATCGACGGTGTCGCCGACATCATTTGGACCGTTGTGGGGTACACTCCGGGCCGCTTCCCATCGACCGAAGTGTTCGAGCTGCCGTTCATGATGACCGATGCACGCGCGATGAGCCGGGCGTATTGGGAAATGTTCGAAAAGCACATGAAGGACACTGAGTTCAAGGATGTGCATATTCTGGGCACCTGGGTGCATGGTCCGGGCCTGATCCATACGGCTGATCCGGTGGAATCGCCTGACGATCTGCAAGGCATGAAGATCCGCGGCGGTTCGCGCTCGGTCAATTCGCTGCTGACCAAGCTGGGCGCGACCCCGGTTGGTATGCCGGTGCCTGCGGTACCCGAGGGGCTGAGCAAAGGTGTGATCGACGGAACAACCATTCCGTGGGAAGTGACTGCTGCGCTGAAGGTTCCGGAGCTGGTGGAAAACCACACCGAGTTCACTGGCAAGGCGCTGTATACGCTGACCTTCGTTTTGGCGATGAACAAGCCCAAGTATGAGAGCCTGCCTGATGACCTGAAGAAGGTGATCGACGATAACTCGGGCCTTGAGTTTTCGGTCTTTGCGGGTGGGACCATGGCGGATGCTGATGGTCCGTCGCGTGTGATCGCCGAGGATCTGGGCAACAACATCATCACGCTGGATGCCGACCAGACCGCCGAATGGCAGGCGCTGGCCATGCCGATCTATGACGAATGGATCGCGGACATGGAAAGCAAGGGCAAGGACGGCAAGGCGCTGATCGAAGAAGCGCAGATGCTGATCGAAAAGTACTCGCAGTAA
- a CDS encoding TRAP transporter small permease, whose amino-acid sequence MHKLMMGLARTLAIVGGIVLSALILLTCASILGRLLNGFFHGDFMQGLAPGFADWAIAIGIGPVNGDFELVEAGVAFAIFCFMPLCQITAGHASVDILANNFSKAVNRFLRMVIEVAFAGVLVLIAWKLGDGMLSKRQYGETTFLLQFPIWWAYGLSFVASLAAAVVGIYMAGVRIYEFLTGRIVIHDGMEASH is encoded by the coding sequence ATGCACAAGCTGATGATGGGATTGGCCCGCACGCTGGCCATTGTCGGCGGGATTGTCCTGAGCGCGCTGATCCTGTTGACCTGTGCTTCTATCCTGGGCCGTTTGCTGAACGGCTTTTTCCACGGCGATTTCATGCAGGGACTGGCGCCCGGCTTTGCCGATTGGGCGATTGCGATTGGCATCGGCCCGGTGAACGGCGATTTCGAACTGGTCGAGGCAGGCGTTGCCTTTGCTATCTTCTGTTTTATGCCGCTGTGTCAGATCACGGCGGGCCATGCCTCGGTCGATATTCTGGCGAACAATTTTTCCAAGGCGGTGAACCGGTTCCTGCGGATGGTGATCGAGGTCGCCTTTGCGGGCGTGCTGGTGTTGATTGCGTGGAAGCTGGGCGATGGGATGCTGAGCAAGCGGCAATACGGCGAGACGACGTTCCTGCTGCAATTCCCGATCTGGTGGGCCTATGGCCTGAGCTTTGTGGCGTCGCTGGCGGCAGCGGTTGTTGGTATCTACATGGCGGGTGTTCGGATCTATGAATTCCTGACGGGTCGCATCGTGATCCACGATGGGATGGAGGCAAGCCATTGA
- a CDS encoding 3-hydroxybenzoate 6-monooxygenase, whose amino-acid sequence MSQDRILIAGGGIGGLAVALGLAQRGRRVLVLEKAARFGEIGAGIQLGPNAFHAFDYLGVGDAARAMAVYIDNLRLMDALSGEEITRIPLGDEFRAHMGNPYAVVHRGEMHGVFLSACEANPLIELRTEAAVQSYEQEDGSVHAVLGDGTRVDGAVLIGADGLWSKVRKQMLDDGPPRVSGHTTYRSVIPVEQMPEALRWNAATLWAGPKCHVVHYPLSGGQNFNLVVTYHNHAPEPVAGKPVPVEEVRRGFEHVHPLAQQVIEQGQDWKLWVLCDRDPVMNWVEGRVALLGDAAHPMLQYFAQGACMAMEDAVCLSDMVASHDDLEQALCAYQQKRRLRTARVQLQSREIGEHIYHPAGAHAELRNAIMRAKTPQDWYAEIEWLYGGTGLESAAS is encoded by the coding sequence ATGAGCCAAGACCGCATCCTGATCGCTGGCGGGGGGATTGGCGGTCTTGCTGTAGCGCTGGGCCTGGCGCAGCGTGGTCGGCGGGTTCTGGTTCTGGAGAAAGCCGCGCGGTTTGGAGAGATCGGGGCCGGAATTCAGCTGGGCCCCAATGCGTTTCATGCTTTTGACTATCTGGGTGTGGGTGACGCCGCACGGGCGATGGCAGTTTACATCGACAATCTGCGTTTGATGGATGCCCTGAGCGGGGAAGAGATCACGCGCATCCCGCTGGGCGATGAATTTCGCGCGCACATGGGCAACCCATATGCCGTTGTGCATCGGGGCGAAATGCACGGGGTTTTTCTGAGCGCCTGTGAGGCGAATCCGCTGATCGAATTGCGAACCGAAGCGGCGGTTCAGAGCTATGAACAGGAAGACGGCAGTGTTCATGCGGTGCTCGGCGACGGTACGCGCGTTGACGGCGCAGTGCTGATCGGGGCGGATGGGCTGTGGTCAAAAGTCCGCAAGCAGATGCTGGACGATGGGCCACCTCGGGTGTCGGGGCATACCACCTATCGTTCAGTCATTCCGGTGGAGCAGATGCCCGAGGCGCTGCGCTGGAATGCGGCGACGTTGTGGGCCGGGCCCAAGTGCCATGTGGTGCATTATCCGCTGTCGGGCGGGCAAAATTTCAACCTCGTGGTGACCTATCACAACCACGCGCCCGAGCCAGTGGCAGGCAAGCCCGTTCCGGTCGAAGAGGTGCGGCGCGGGTTCGAGCATGTGCATCCCTTGGCGCAACAGGTGATCGAACAGGGGCAGGATTGGAAACTGTGGGTTTTGTGTGACCGCGATCCGGTGATGAATTGGGTCGAGGGGCGCGTGGCATTGCTGGGCGATGCGGCCCATCCGATGCTGCAATATTTTGCCCAAGGCGCCTGTATGGCGATGGAAGATGCGGTTTGCTTGTCGGACATGGTGGCCAGCCATGATGATCTGGAACAGGCTTTGTGCGCCTATCAGCAGAAACGGCGCTTGCGTACTGCGCGCGTTCAGTTGCAGTCTCGAGAGATCGGAGAGCACATTTATCATCCCGCGGGGGCTCATGCGGAATTGAGAAACGCCATCATGCGGGCAAAGACGCCGCAAGATTGGTACGCGGAGATCGAATGGCTCTATGGCGGCACCGGGTTGGAGAGCGCGGCGTCGTGA
- a CDS encoding 4Fe-4S dicluster domain-containing protein yields MPKPNPYRPFEPDPDQVARQPAISGNEINGLGEPEPRNPAMVYWAPDPMDIPHGPLQLYFYTQSAKEPAFAEQRAERQKILDAVLPDLAPVAVSKPPAEWTTGLDQFVADGVCEMTGVAEMQPDWVFDGYDIPQSRVIILGVQHDYGEISAAPEPRAGLEVMTQYARAALAAKTVAGWIREQGWAAEAVTGPMTGALAMIPPALACGFGELGKHGSIINPELGASFRLSAVLTDAPFEPTPAQDHEIDAFCQSCRICEDACPPEALSPDKKMVRGTRKWYVDFDKCLPFFNQTHGCAICIAQCPWSRPGVGLNLAVKLARKKERAAAE; encoded by the coding sequence ATGCCGAAACCGAACCCATATCGCCCTTTTGAGCCAGACCCCGATCAGGTTGCACGACAGCCCGCAATCAGTGGAAACGAGATCAACGGATTGGGCGAGCCTGAGCCGCGTAACCCTGCGATGGTCTATTGGGCACCGGACCCGATGGACATTCCACACGGCCCTCTGCAGTTATATTTTTACACCCAATCGGCCAAGGAACCGGCGTTTGCCGAGCAACGTGCCGAACGGCAGAAAATCCTGGATGCGGTTTTGCCCGACTTGGCACCAGTTGCAGTCTCAAAGCCACCAGCAGAGTGGACAACGGGGCTAGACCAGTTTGTGGCGGATGGTGTCTGCGAGATGACCGGCGTGGCTGAAATGCAGCCCGATTGGGTTTTTGACGGCTATGACATCCCGCAGTCGCGGGTCATCATTCTGGGCGTGCAACACGACTATGGCGAAATTTCCGCAGCACCTGAACCGCGCGCGGGGCTGGAGGTCATGACCCAATACGCCCGCGCGGCTTTGGCGGCCAAGACTGTGGCAGGCTGGATCAGGGAACAGGGGTGGGCGGCTGAAGCCGTTACAGGCCCGATGACCGGGGCCTTGGCGATGATCCCACCTGCATTGGCCTGTGGGTTTGGCGAATTAGGCAAGCATGGCTCGATCATCAATCCGGAACTTGGTGCCTCATTCCGCCTATCTGCGGTTCTGACTGATGCACCGTTTGAGCCGACCCCAGCCCAAGATCATGAAATCGATGCCTTCTGTCAGAGCTGTCGGATTTGCGAGGATGCCTGCCCACCCGAAGCGTTGTCGCCTGACAAGAAAATGGTTCGAGGGACGCGCAAATGGTACGTGGACTTCGACAAATGCCTGCCGTTCTTCAACCAGACCCACGGCTGCGCGATCTGCATCGCGCAATGCCCCTGGTCGCGGCCCGGCGTGGGGTTGAACTTGGCCGTTAAGTTAGCCCGGAAGAAGGAAAGGGCCGCGGCTGAATGA
- the ubiE gene encoding bifunctional demethylmenaquinone methyltransferase/2-methoxy-6-polyprenyl-1,4-benzoquinol methylase UbiE — MSENSQKTTHFGFSEVPEGEKAGRVQGVFNSVASKYDIMNDVMSMGIHRVWKDAMMDWLAPRPGQKLLDVAGGTGDISFRFLDRAGHGHATVLDLTEPMLVEGRKRAEASHLADSLDWVVGDAMSLPFEDNTFDVYTISFGIRNVTRPQEALNEAYRVLRPGGRLMVLEFSQLPNEGLQKLYDLYSFNVIPRMGQAIAGDYDSYQYLVESIRKFPDQETFLSMVRTAGFGNAKYRNLSMGIAALHSGWKL, encoded by the coding sequence ATGTCCGAGAACAGTCAAAAGACCACTCACTTTGGTTTCTCCGAAGTTCCCGAAGGTGAAAAGGCCGGGCGCGTCCAGGGCGTGTTCAACTCGGTGGCCAGCAAATATGACATCATGAACGATGTCATGAGCATGGGCATCCACCGGGTGTGGAAAGATGCCATGATGGATTGGCTGGCGCCGCGCCCCGGACAAAAGCTGTTGGATGTTGCGGGCGGCACCGGCGACATCTCGTTCCGGTTTTTGGACCGTGCCGGCCACGGGCACGCCACGGTACTGGACCTGACCGAACCGATGTTGGTCGAGGGTCGCAAACGCGCCGAGGCATCGCATCTGGCCGACAGTCTGGATTGGGTGGTGGGCGACGCCATGTCCCTGCCGTTCGAGGACAACACATTCGACGTCTACACGATCTCGTTCGGCATTCGGAACGTGACCCGCCCGCAAGAGGCGCTGAACGAGGCGTACCGCGTTCTCCGCCCCGGTGGCCGCCTGATGGTGCTGGAGTTCAGCCAGTTGCCCAACGAAGGGCTGCAGAAACTCTATGACCTCTACAGCTTCAACGTCATCCCGCGTATGGGGCAGGCCATCGCCGGGGATTACGACAGCTATCAGTATCTGGTGGAATCGATCCGCAAGTTCCCGGACCAAGAGACATTCCTGAGCATGGTGCGCACAGCGGGCTTCGGCAATGCCAAATACCGCAACCTGTCGATGGGTATTGCGGCGCTGCATTCCGGCTGGAAGCTCTAA
- a CDS encoding helix-turn-helix domain-containing protein, with protein MTENADDILTRLPARLKEARRAQGLSLEAVANLSGVSRSMVSQIERGESSPTIATLWNLTRALQVDFAGLLEDGEATDKIEVLRASDVPSIDNMGQGCRIQILSPPEEAGGHEVYDIRFEAGGALNSQPHTRGANEQLTVLEGAVRVTSGSASNTLNAGDTARYAADIAHSIEAGDQPARVFLIVKNA; from the coding sequence ATGACGGAGAATGCAGACGATATCCTGACACGCTTGCCCGCGCGCCTGAAAGAGGCACGCCGGGCGCAGGGTCTGTCGCTGGAAGCGGTGGCGAATCTGTCGGGCGTTTCCCGCTCGATGGTCAGTCAGATCGAGCGCGGCGAAAGCAGTCCCACGATTGCAACCCTGTGGAACCTGACGCGCGCGTTGCAGGTGGATTTTGCCGGGTTGCTCGAAGATGGCGAGGCCACGGACAAGATCGAGGTTCTGCGCGCGTCAGATGTGCCCAGTATCGACAATATGGGGCAGGGGTGTCGCATTCAGATCCTGTCGCCACCCGAAGAGGCCGGCGGGCACGAGGTGTATGACATTCGGTTCGAAGCGGGGGGCGCGCTGAACAGCCAGCCACACACGCGCGGCGCCAACGAGCAGCTGACGGTGCTGGAGGGGGCGGTGCGGGTCACATCCGGCAGCGCGAGCAACACGCTGAACGCCGGGGACACCGCGCGCTATGCGGCGGATATCGCCCATTCCATCGAAGCTGGGGATCAGCCGGCGCGCGTCTTTCTGATCGTCAAGAACGCTTAG
- a CDS encoding fumarylacetoacetate hydrolase family protein: protein MSDSLFSLPQTPGIPVNGESATYPIGRIFCVGRNYAAHAAEMGNEVDREAPFYFTKSAPNAILSGATVPYPPGTENFHYEMELAFAIGKPVFRADSGQAWDAVYAYGCALDMTRRDLQIRERNKQRPWDLGKDVENAAVFAPLTKVDGWSPDDAKRIHLSVNGEVKQDATLEELIWKIDEIICHLSGFYHLRPGDLIMTGTPAGVGPVVAGDVIEGGIDGLDPIALKLSEAE, encoded by the coding sequence ATGAGCGACAGCCTGTTTTCCCTGCCCCAGACCCCCGGCATTCCAGTGAATGGCGAAAGTGCCACCTATCCAATCGGGCGGATCTTCTGCGTTGGTCGGAATTACGCTGCCCATGCAGCCGAGATGGGGAACGAGGTGGACCGCGAGGCGCCGTTTTATTTCACCAAATCCGCGCCGAATGCGATTTTGTCGGGCGCGACGGTGCCGTACCCTCCGGGCACCGAAAACTTTCATTACGAGATGGAATTGGCCTTTGCGATCGGCAAGCCGGTGTTTCGCGCCGATAGCGGGCAGGCGTGGGATGCCGTGTACGCCTATGGCTGTGCCTTGGACATGACGCGGCGGGATCTGCAGATCCGTGAGCGGAACAAACAGCGTCCCTGGGATCTGGGCAAGGATGTTGAAAACGCTGCCGTGTTTGCTCCGCTGACGAAGGTGGACGGGTGGTCTCCGGATGACGCCAAGCGCATCCATCTGTCGGTGAATGGTGAGGTCAAGCAGGACGCCACCCTGGAAGAGCTGATCTGGAAGATCGACGAGATCATCTGCCATCTGTCGGGGTTCTATCATCTGCGGCCGGGTGATCTGATCATGACCGGGACGCCTGCAGGTGTTGGGCCGGTTGTGGCGGGTGATGTGATCGAGGGCGGTATTGACGGGCTGGATCCGATTGCCCTGAAGTTGAGCGAGGCGGAGTAG
- a CDS encoding DUF6525 family protein, which translates to MRRNVTSSLRRRKAAPMTRFDRLPPELRGWLQRAMLSWSVKSAERIWAKAMRQHRGNVQAALIELDRLERAHMNRDIERIWGPDHPGLVDACGLQRAA; encoded by the coding sequence ATGCGCAGAAACGTCACCTCCTCCCTCCGGCGCCGCAAGGCCGCCCCGATGACCCGCTTTGATCGTCTCCCGCCCGAGCTGCGCGGTTGGCTTCAGCGCGCCATGCTCAGCTGGTCGGTGAAATCAGCCGAACGGATCTGGGCCAAGGCCATGCGCCAACACCGCGGCAACGTACAGGCCGCGTTGATCGAGCTTGATCGACTGGAACGCGCCCATATGAACCGCGACATCGAACGCATATGGGGGCCGGATCACCCCGGGCTGGTGGACGCGTGCGGACTGCAAAGAGCCGCGTAA
- the ubiB gene encoding 2-polyprenylphenol 6-hydroxylase, whose product MRGPHNIIRLIRTGATLERTGAMNVVLDAFEAPPLLRFVAHALGKPFQWLGYKGDPDMPPATRALTALGPAYIKFGQVLSTRPDVVGDELAEQLRVLQDKLPPFPRDEAMAEVERELGQPIPEIFSEFSEPIAAASIAQVHKATLATTGDEVAVKVLRPGIEKAFRKDVDAFYLAARIVDLFAPGARRLRPMEVIEHFDGVVRGELDLRLESSAASEFTDNTKDDGGFQLPPVRWSLSSRRVMTLGWADGVPLGDNDAIDAAGHDRVDLGERVLRLFLMHALRDGYFHADMHQGNLKVAPNGDIIAYDFGIMGHIDEYTRRVYAEILFGFIRRDYKRVAEVHFEAGYVPANQDVDEFARALRAVGEPIFGMDATQISMGRLLNYLFEVTERFGMETRTELILLQRTMVVVEGVARSLSPHINIWDVARPVVEDYIKQSIGPRAIVSDLSKTAMVLARFGPRLPALVEKALIAQSVEDEPKPRSFQSRVWLVLGGAVVGGVLVILADALF is encoded by the coding sequence ATGCGTGGACCTCACAACATCATTCGCCTGATCCGTACAGGCGCAACGCTCGAGCGGACGGGCGCCATGAATGTGGTACTCGACGCGTTCGAGGCCCCGCCGCTCTTGCGCTTTGTAGCGCATGCTTTGGGCAAGCCGTTTCAGTGGCTTGGCTACAAGGGCGACCCTGACATGCCCCCGGCGACCCGTGCGCTGACGGCGCTTGGTCCGGCTTACATCAAGTTTGGTCAGGTTCTGTCGACTAGGCCGGATGTGGTCGGCGATGAGTTGGCAGAGCAGCTGCGCGTGTTGCAGGACAAGCTGCCCCCGTTCCCAAGGGACGAGGCGATGGCCGAGGTTGAACGCGAGCTGGGTCAACCCATCCCCGAGATATTCAGCGAATTCAGCGAGCCGATCGCGGCTGCCTCAATCGCACAGGTGCACAAGGCGACGCTGGCGACCACGGGTGACGAGGTTGCGGTCAAAGTTTTGCGTCCGGGGATCGAAAAAGCGTTTCGCAAGGATGTGGATGCCTTCTATCTGGCTGCCCGCATCGTCGATCTGTTCGCCCCCGGCGCGCGCCGTTTGCGCCCGATGGAGGTGATCGAACATTTCGACGGTGTTGTGCGGGGTGAGCTCGACCTGCGGCTGGAAAGCTCGGCCGCGTCCGAGTTTACTGACAACACCAAGGATGATGGCGGGTTCCAACTGCCCCCTGTGCGTTGGTCCCTGTCCTCGCGCCGCGTGATGACGCTGGGGTGGGCCGATGGGGTGCCACTGGGTGACAATGACGCGATTGATGCCGCTGGTCACGACCGCGTTGATCTGGGTGAGCGGGTGCTGCGCCTGTTCTTGATGCACGCGCTGCGCGATGGGTATTTCCACGCCGACATGCATCAGGGCAACCTGAAGGTCGCGCCCAATGGTGACATCATCGCCTATGACTTTGGCATCATGGGCCACATCGACGAATACACCCGCCGGGTCTATGCCGAAATCCTGTTTGGCTTCATCCGCCGCGACTACAAACGCGTCGCCGAGGTTCATTTCGAAGCCGGATATGTTCCCGCCAACCAGGACGTAGATGAATTTGCCCGTGCCCTGCGTGCGGTGGGTGAGCCGATCTTTGGCATGGACGCCACCCAGATCTCGATGGGGCGGTTGTTGAACTACCTGTTCGAGGTGACAGAACGCTTTGGCATGGAAACCCGAACCGAGCTGATCCTGCTGCAACGCACCATGGTGGTGGTCGAAGGCGTGGCTCGGTCGCTGAGCCCCCACATCAACATCTGGGACGTCGCACGGCCCGTGGTCGAAGACTACATTAAACAATCCATCGGCCCCCGAGCCATCGTGTCCGATCTTTCCAAGACGGCTATGGTCTTGGCCCGCTTTGGTCCGCGTTTGCCTGCATTGGTTGAAAAGGCCCTGATCGCGCAATCAGTCGAAGATGAGCCGAAGCCAAGGTCCTTTCAAAGCCGCGTCTGGTTGGTTCTGGGCGGCGCTGTTGTTGGCGGTGTGTTGGTGATTTTGGCGGACGCACTGTTCTGA